A genomic window from Nocardioides jiangxiensis includes:
- a CDS encoding lysophospholipid acyltransferase family protein yields the protein MAVWGLSPPRRTVDRTAPEEHARMDITYPIIIAAAKSWFRLGGMTIDFEGWENIPSEGGAVMATNHNSYLDFIVSGYPGVKKKRYTRFMAKKEVFDHKVGGPLMRSFHHLAVDRANGAEAFQVAVDALKAGEIVGVYPEATISRSFLIKDIKSGAVRMAVEAGVPIIPVAHFGMHRVQTKGHARDLSRGKTLVIRVGEPFVPEGTDVAADTAELKRRMSDLLEECIAAYPADQKPAGAWWVPASHGGSAPSLEEAERLDAEEKKSRAERKAAKAAAKAAAAKG from the coding sequence ATGGCAGTCTGGGGCCTCTCTCCGCCCCGACGCACGGTCGACCGGACAGCACCCGAGGAGCACGCCCGCATGGACATCACCTACCCGATCATCATCGCCGCCGCGAAGTCCTGGTTCCGGCTCGGCGGCATGACGATCGACTTCGAGGGCTGGGAGAACATCCCCTCGGAGGGCGGCGCCGTGATGGCCACCAACCACAACTCTTACCTCGACTTCATCGTCTCGGGCTACCCGGGCGTGAAGAAGAAGCGCTACACCCGGTTCATGGCGAAGAAGGAGGTCTTCGATCACAAGGTCGGCGGCCCGCTGATGCGCTCCTTCCACCACCTGGCCGTGGACCGGGCCAACGGTGCGGAGGCGTTCCAGGTCGCCGTCGACGCCCTCAAGGCCGGCGAGATCGTGGGTGTCTACCCCGAGGCGACCATCTCGCGCTCGTTCCTGATCAAGGACATCAAGTCCGGCGCCGTCCGGATGGCCGTCGAGGCCGGCGTCCCGATCATCCCCGTCGCGCACTTCGGCATGCACCGCGTGCAGACCAAGGGCCATGCCCGTGACCTGTCGCGCGGCAAGACCCTGGTGATCCGCGTGGGCGAGCCGTTCGTGCCCGAGGGCACCGACGTCGCCGCCGACACCGCCGAGCTCAAGCGCCGCATGTCCGACCTCCTCGAGGAGTGCATCGCGGCGTACCCGGCCGACCAGAAGCCCGCGGGCGCCTGGTGGGTGCCCGCCAGCCACGGCGGCTCCGCCCCGTCGCTGGAGGAGGCCGAGCGGCTCGACGCCGAGGAGAAGAAGTCGCGCGCCGAGCGCAAGGCCGCCAAGGCTGCGGCGAAGGCGGCCGCAGCCAAGGGCTGA